From the genome of Bacteroides sp. MSB163, one region includes:
- a CDS encoding helix-turn-helix domain-containing protein produces the protein MSETNAKAKSVKGCHTFDEILDVEYGQKGTPERNEFERGAEAFILAERLKEERLKAGLTQEQLAAKIGTKKTYISRIENGKADVQLSTLFRIFEGLGKRVSLTIL, from the coding sequence ATGAGTGAAACAAATGCTAAAGCAAAATCAGTCAAAGGATGCCATACCTTTGATGAAATATTGGATGTGGAATACGGGCAGAAAGGCACACCGGAACGCAATGAGTTTGAACGGGGGGCAGAAGCCTTTATTCTTGCCGAACGTCTGAAAGAAGAACGTCTGAAAGCCGGTCTTACCCAGGAACAACTTGCTGCGAAAATAGGTACAAAGAAAACCTATATCTCACGCATCGAGAATGGAAAAGCAGATGTACAACTCTCCACTCTCTTCCGCATTTTCGAAGGGTTGGGGAAAAGGGTCAGTCTGACTATTCTTTAA
- a CDS encoding histidine kinase — translation MSSFDTYISRKLPLVSLISAVFIIYPNIACLPWDIKFWGVCAGFYWYFAYRFFFFWVLISLLIRYNLRRLPDAQFKERFARNFGYLLLAYAGFASVSYWIASYGIRTDFLGSTLLSQFFILCSLCTLIGHISMLYSKQREKEHEIERLRIENLQSRCDALANQINPHFFFNSLNGVQSLIRKKDDEKTLMYVHELSDIFRYILQSDKKGLVTLREELEFIQSFRYVMEVRFANKLVFSIRVDEAVQDELTLPVLSLLPLVENVTVHNMIDSEHKMEISIRLNEQNELVVSNPVYPKLSPPDTNGTGLKNLESRFALLMNKQIRVECDEETFRVYLPLK, via the coding sequence ATGTCCTCATTCGATACCTACATAAGCCGTAAACTGCCGCTGGTCAGCCTGATTAGTGCGGTTTTTATCATATATCCCAATATAGCCTGCCTCCCTTGGGATATAAAATTCTGGGGAGTTTGTGCGGGCTTTTATTGGTATTTCGCCTACCGTTTCTTTTTCTTCTGGGTACTGATTAGCTTGTTGATACGCTATAATCTGCGCCGTCTGCCGGATGCACAGTTTAAGGAACGCTTTGCCCGTAACTTCGGCTATTTGTTGCTTGCTTACGCGGGGTTTGCATCCGTTTCCTACTGGATTGCCTCGTATGGCATCCGCACCGACTTTCTGGGCAGCACCTTGCTTTCCCAATTCTTCATCCTGTGTTCCCTCTGCACGCTTATCGGCCACATCTCCATGCTCTACTCCAAACAGCGGGAGAAGGAACACGAGATTGAACGCTTGCGCATAGAGAACCTGCAAAGCCGGTGCGATGCATTGGCCAACCAGATAAACCCGCATTTCTTTTTTAATTCACTGAACGGAGTGCAATCGCTCATTCGCAAGAAGGATGACGAGAAAACACTGATGTACGTGCATGAGTTGTCCGACATCTTCCGCTATATTCTTCAGAGTGACAAGAAAGGGCTGGTCACATTGAGGGAGGAATTGGAATTCATCCAGTCTTTCCGCTACGTGATGGAGGTGCGTTTTGCTAATAAGCTGGTGTTCTCCATCCGGGTAGATGAGGCTGTGCAGGATGAATTGACATTGCCAGTGCTTTCATTGCTCCCACTGGTGGAGAACGTGACCGTTCATAATATGATAGACAGTGAACATAAAATGGAAATATCTATCCGGCTGAATGAACAGAATGAGTTGGTGGTGTCCAATCCTGTTTACCCCAAACTCTCTCCGCCCGATACCAACGGAACCGGATTGAAGAATCTGGAAAGCCGTTTTGCTTTGCTGATGAACAAGCAAATCCGGGTGGAGTGCGATGAAGAAACATTCCGGGTTTATCTCCCTTTAAAATAA
- a CDS encoding LytR/AlgR family response regulator transcription factor, whose protein sequence is MRVLIVEDETAAYENLVDILKEVSYDIQISGNTESVTQTIHWLQSNPAPDLIFMDIHLSDGSAFTIFDKMELETPIVFTTAYDRYAIEAFKVNSVDYLLKPVKVEDVKHALDKYSKLTRQDILQYLSQLNLLAPAPRYKDKLLIPYKDKLLPVSLRDVSCFYTADKNTCVYLKDGTMYPYSKTLEQIMSSLKPADFVRANKQFIIARNSVTDITIWFDSRLLVTLDVEVPERVYISKNRASEFKSWLVNND, encoded by the coding sequence ATGAGAGTGCTTATTGTAGAAGACGAGACTGCCGCTTATGAGAATCTGGTAGATATTCTCAAGGAAGTCTCCTATGATATTCAGATTTCCGGTAATACGGAAAGTGTGACCCAGACTATCCATTGGCTGCAATCCAATCCGGCTCCGGATTTGATATTCATGGATATACATTTGTCGGACGGCTCGGCATTTACCATCTTCGATAAAATGGAACTGGAAACTCCTATTGTTTTTACGACGGCATACGACCGCTATGCGATAGAAGCTTTTAAGGTGAATAGCGTGGACTACCTATTGAAGCCGGTGAAGGTGGAGGATGTGAAGCATGCACTGGATAAGTATAGCAAGCTGACCCGTCAGGATATTCTGCAATACTTGTCTCAGTTGAACCTGTTGGCACCGGCGCCCAGATATAAAGATAAGCTATTGATTCCCTATAAAGATAAATTGCTGCCTGTCAGTCTAAGGGATGTTTCGTGTTTTTATACGGCGGATAAGAATACGTGTGTGTATCTGAAAGACGGGACCATGTATCCGTATTCCAAGACGTTGGAACAGATAATGTCCTCTCTGAAGCCCGCTGACTTTGTTCGGGCGAATAAGCAATTCATCATAGCCAGGAACAGCGTGACGGATATAACAATCTGGTTCGATAGCCGCCTGCTGGTGACGCTCGATGTGGAGGTTCCCGAGCGTGTCTATATTAGTAAGAATAGGGCATCCGAATTCAAGTCCTGGTTGGTGAATAACGATTAG
- a CDS encoding TonB-dependent receptor: MKKERTILALCIGCLISAASLQAQTGKDSTQVARSYAINEVVVTGTRSETDVRHLPMTVSVVGRPQLEASRQSSVLPVLNSQVPGFFSTSRGVMGYGVATGASGQMSLRGIGGPAQAGLPTTGLLVLIDGHPQYMGLMGHPIADAYQTMMAERVEVLRGPASVLYGSNAMGGVINIVTRKMQEDGVNTSINIGAGSYGTLQTEATNRIRKGRFSSTVTASYNRTDGHRADMGFEQYGGYAKLGYDFTDNWKLWGDVNITRFNATNPGAVTRPYIDNDQRITRGMTSFALENHYEKTSGALSFFYNWGDHWINDGYQPGGKPLDYRFNSNDQMLGVSWYQSLQLFKGNRVTVGADYFHFGGEAWNKFSDGHRETSADKSLNEVAGYVDFRQDIVAWLTLNAGARVDHHSQTGTELIPQVGLAFHLPKDAEIKAMASKGFRNPTIREMYMFPPQNPDLKPEKLWNYELSFSQRLMENRLSYGVNVFYINGENLILRLPNPAGSGMLNQNSGEIENWGAEANIGYQFNPMWGVTANYSWLHMENPVLASPEHKLYGGMNFRKGRWSASTGIQYVKGLYTELDAETKENFVLWDMQGSFKATNYLSFYVRGENLLAQRYEIIAGYPMPKATFMGGVNINF, encoded by the coding sequence ATGAAAAAAGAGAGAACGATACTTGCATTATGTATAGGCTGCCTGATAAGTGCGGCAAGCCTGCAAGCACAAACCGGCAAGGATAGCACACAGGTAGCGAGAAGCTACGCTATCAATGAAGTGGTGGTGACGGGCACACGCAGCGAAACGGATGTACGCCATCTGCCTATGACTGTATCAGTGGTGGGACGTCCGCAACTTGAAGCGAGTCGGCAAAGCTCCGTGCTTCCGGTGCTGAATTCACAAGTGCCCGGTTTTTTCTCAACCTCGCGCGGCGTGATGGGTTATGGTGTAGCTACGGGCGCATCAGGACAAATGTCGCTGCGCGGAATCGGTGGCCCTGCACAAGCCGGGCTGCCCACTACCGGGCTGTTGGTTCTGATTGACGGACATCCCCAATACATGGGCTTGATGGGACATCCCATCGCCGATGCTTACCAGACAATGATGGCTGAGCGCGTAGAAGTGCTCCGTGGTCCGGCATCAGTGCTTTATGGTTCCAATGCCATGGGGGGCGTTATCAATATCGTCACCCGCAAAATGCAGGAAGACGGTGTGAATACAAGCATCAACATCGGTGCCGGTTCTTATGGAACCTTGCAGACCGAGGCAACCAACCGCATCCGGAAAGGACGTTTCAGTAGTACAGTGACGGCTTCTTATAATCGTACAGACGGGCATCGGGCTGATATGGGCTTTGAACAATACGGTGGTTATGCCAAGTTGGGTTATGATTTTACGGACAACTGGAAGCTGTGGGGAGATGTGAATATCACCCGTTTCAATGCCACCAATCCGGGGGCGGTTACTCGCCCTTATATCGACAACGACCAGCGCATCACTCGCGGTATGACCTCTTTTGCTCTGGAGAATCATTACGAAAAAACCTCGGGAGCATTGAGTTTCTTTTATAACTGGGGAGACCACTGGATAAACGACGGTTATCAGCCCGGCGGAAAACCGCTTGACTACCGCTTCAACTCCAACGACCAGATGCTCGGTGTATCATGGTATCAGAGTCTGCAACTTTTCAAAGGAAACCGGGTGACTGTAGGAGCCGATTATTTTCATTTCGGCGGTGAAGCATGGAACAAATTCTCTGACGGACATCGTGAAACCTCGGCGGATAAATCCCTGAATGAAGTAGCCGGATATGTAGACTTCCGGCAGGACATTGTTGCCTGGCTCACACTAAATGCCGGTGCACGCGTAGACCATCATTCGCAGACTGGGACGGAGCTTATTCCACAAGTCGGTCTGGCTTTCCACCTCCCGAAGGATGCGGAAATCAAGGCAATGGCAAGTAAGGGATTTCGCAATCCCACCATTCGCGAAATGTATATGTTCCCTCCGCAAAATCCGGATTTGAAGCCCGAGAAACTATGGAATTATGAACTTTCCTTCTCGCAGCGCCTTATGGAAAACCGTTTGTCATACGGCGTAAATGTGTTCTATATCAATGGTGAAAACCTGATTCTGCGTCTTCCCAATCCGGCAGGCAGTGGCATGCTGAACCAAAACTCCGGTGAGATTGAGAACTGGGGCGCGGAAGCGAATATAGGATACCAGTTCAACCCGATGTGGGGTGTCACGGCAAATTATAGCTGGCTTCATATGGAGAATCCTGTATTGGCATCTCCCGAACATAAACTTTACGGAGGCATGAACTTCAGAAAAGGACGTTGGAGCGCATCTACGGGCATTCAATATGTGAAAGGACTTTACACAGAACTGGATGCGGAAACCAAGGAGAACTTTGTGCTGTGGGATATGCAGGGGAGCTTTAAAGCGACCAATTACCTGTCGTTCTATGTGCGTGGCGAGAACTTGCTGGCACAACGTTACGAAATAATAGCCGGCTATCCTATGCCGAAAGCTACTTTTATGGGTGGAGTAAATATTAACTTTTAA
- a CDS encoding ECF transporter S component — translation MKTTTIRLYSLDYGNVKTYFAAALFILGNLALPQLCHLIPQGGLTLLPIYFFTLIAAYKYGWKVGLLTAVFSPVLNHLLFGMPAAGMLPAILLKSALLAVAAGYVANRFKRVSVPMLALVVLAYQLAGTLGEWATLGNFILAFQDFRIGIPGMVLQVFGGYLFIKYLVYK, via the coding sequence ATGAAAACAACAACTATCAGACTGTATTCTCTGGATTACGGCAATGTGAAAACGTATTTTGCTGCCGCTCTTTTCATTCTGGGCAACCTGGCTCTGCCACAGCTTTGCCATCTTATCCCGCAAGGCGGTCTCACGCTGCTTCCCATCTATTTCTTTACGCTTATCGCAGCCTATAAATATGGTTGGAAAGTAGGATTACTGACTGCTGTCTTTTCTCCGGTTTTGAATCATCTGCTTTTCGGTATGCCTGCTGCGGGCATGCTTCCGGCTATACTCTTGAAATCGGCCTTGCTGGCTGTGGCTGCCGGATATGTTGCCAACCGCTTCAAACGTGTCTCTGTCCCGATGCTGGCATTGGTGGTTCTGGCTTATCAGCTTGCGGGCACATTAGGCGAGTGGGCCACGTTGGGGAACTTCATCCTTGCTTTCCAGGATTTCCGTATCGGTATTCCGGGAATGGTATTGCAAGTTTTCGGCGGTTATCTGTTCATTAAGTATTTGGTTTATAAATGA
- a CDS encoding 4Fe-4S binding protein: protein MLRKIRLTVAIFFFVLITLLFLDFTGTLHGWFDWMAKIQFLPALLALNVGVVIALIVLTLLLGRVYCSVICPLGVFQDVVSWLGKKRKKNRYSYSPALNWLRYGVLGVFILALIGGVGSLVALLAPYSSYGRIASNLFAPVYQWGNNLLAYLAERADSYMFYSVDVWMKAAGTFAIAVLTFAVLAVLAWRNGRTYCNTICPVGTVLGFFSRFSFLKPVIDTSKCNGCGLCARNCKAACIDSKNHKIDYSRCVACMDCIGKCKKGAIRYERPHKEVRKPLAAEKVTGVSSEQVDNARRAFFSAGAVFAASTLLKAQEKKVDGGLAVIEDKKIPERTTPIVPAGSLSARNFAQHCTACQLCVSVCPNQVLRPSGNLMTLMQPEMSYERGYCRPECTKCAEVCPADAIHPISPADKSSIQIGHAVWIRKNCVPLTDGVNCGNCARHCPVAAIEMIPSEVDNPNSPKIPAVNVERCIGCGACENLCPARPFSAIYVEGHERHRVI from the coding sequence ATGTTACGAAAAATCAGACTAACAGTTGCCATTTTCTTCTTTGTACTGATTACGCTGCTGTTTCTCGACTTCACGGGGACGCTACACGGTTGGTTCGATTGGATGGCTAAAATTCAGTTCTTGCCTGCGTTGTTGGCCTTGAATGTAGGGGTTGTGATAGCCCTGATTGTGCTGACGTTGCTTTTAGGTCGTGTGTATTGTTCGGTAATATGTCCGCTGGGTGTCTTTCAGGACGTAGTTTCATGGCTGGGCAAAAAGCGGAAGAAGAACCGCTACTCTTATTCGCCTGCACTCAATTGGTTGCGTTATGGAGTGTTGGGCGTGTTTATATTGGCTTTGATAGGGGGCGTCGGCTCTCTGGTGGCATTGCTTGCACCTTACAGTTCATATGGTCGGATTGCTTCCAATCTCTTTGCCCCAGTCTATCAGTGGGGAAATAACCTGCTTGCCTATCTGGCGGAACGTGCGGACAGTTATATGTTCTATTCCGTGGACGTGTGGATGAAGGCTGCGGGGACCTTTGCGATAGCTGTCCTGACGTTTGCCGTTCTGGCTGTATTGGCTTGGCGCAACGGACGTACATATTGTAATACGATTTGTCCGGTGGGCACGGTGCTGGGATTCTTTTCACGTTTTTCTTTTCTGAAACCGGTAATCGATACGAGTAAATGTAATGGTTGCGGTTTGTGCGCACGTAATTGTAAGGCGGCATGCATTGATTCTAAAAATCATAAAATAGATTATAGCCGCTGTGTGGCTTGTATGGATTGCATCGGTAAGTGTAAGAAAGGAGCCATCCGTTATGAGCGTCCGCATAAGGAAGTGCGGAAACCGTTGGCTGCTGAAAAAGTGACTGGTGTTTCATCGGAGCAGGTGGACAATGCACGCCGCGCTTTCTTTTCTGCCGGTGCCGTATTTGCTGCAAGTACATTGCTGAAGGCACAGGAGAAAAAAGTGGATGGTGGATTGGCTGTCATTGAGGATAAGAAAATACCGGAACGGACCACACCTATAGTACCGGCAGGTTCACTGAGTGCCCGTAACTTTGCGCAGCATTGTACAGCTTGCCAGCTTTGTGTATCAGTGTGCCCTAATCAGGTTTTACGTCCATCCGGTAATCTGATGACGTTGATGCAGCCAGAGATGTCTTATGAACGTGGTTATTGCCGTCCGGAATGTACTAAGTGTGCTGAGGTGTGTCCGGCGGATGCCATTCATCCCATCAGTCCGGCAGATAAATCGTCTATCCAGATCGGTCATGCCGTATGGATCAGGAAGAATTGTGTGCCGTTGACTGATGGAGTAAATTGTGGCAACTGTGCCCGTCATTGCCCGGTAGCGGCGATAGAGATGATTCCATCTGAGGTGGATAATCCGAATTCTCCGAAGATTCCGGCTGTGAATGTCGAGCGTTGTATCGGTTGTGGTGCCTGTGAGAATCTTTGTCCGGCACGTCCTTTCAGTGCTATCTATGTAGAGGGACATGAGAGACATCGGGTGATATAA
- a CDS encoding aldo/keto reductase gives MEEHNKNINRRDFLKIVGISAATTTAAATLYSCKQKDGVIPGGSASTPVPTDKMTYRTSVAQKDRVSLLGYGCMRWPTVPSPDGKGDMIDQDAVNELVDYAIAHGVNYFDTSPVYVQGWSEKSTGIALKRHPREKLFIATKLSNFSNYSRENSIAMYRKSFEDLQTDYIDYYLLHSIGNGGIEAFKARYIDNGMMEFLLKEREAGRIRNLGFSFHGTVDTYDYALSLHDEVKWDFVQIQLNYVDWKHSSGRNVNADYLYDELVKRNIPAIIMEPLLGGRLSNVPTHIMTRLKQRRPEDSVASWAFRFAGSPELVLTVLSGMTYMEHLQDNIRTYSPLIPLTDDDKEFLEETAQLMLKYPTVPCNDCKYCMPCPYGIDIPAVLIHYNKCVNEGNVPKSQQDENYRKARQAFLVGYDRSVPRLRQANHCIGCDQCSPHCPQSINIPRELRRIDGFVEQLKQETL, from the coding sequence ATGGAAGAACATAATAAGAATATAAACCGTAGGGATTTTCTGAAAATTGTAGGCATCAGTGCCGCTACGACAACGGCTGCTGCGACTCTTTATAGTTGCAAACAGAAGGATGGGGTGATTCCGGGAGGCAGTGCATCGACTCCGGTGCCTACTGATAAGATGACTTACCGCACTTCTGTGGCTCAGAAAGATCGTGTTTCACTTCTGGGTTATGGCTGTATGCGTTGGCCGACTGTTCCTTCGCCGGATGGCAAAGGGGATATGATTGATCAGGATGCAGTGAATGAATTAGTAGATTATGCCATTGCGCATGGTGTGAATTATTTCGATACATCTCCGGTGTATGTACAGGGATGGTCGGAAAAATCTACTGGTATTGCATTAAAACGTCATCCGCGCGAGAAACTGTTTATTGCTACAAAGTTATCCAACTTTAGTAACTATAGCCGTGAAAACTCCATAGCCATGTATCGTAAGTCTTTCGAAGATTTGCAGACAGATTATATTGATTACTATTTGCTACACTCTATCGGTAATGGTGGAATAGAAGCATTCAAAGCGCGATATATAGACAATGGTATGATGGAGTTTCTGTTGAAAGAACGGGAGGCAGGGCGTATCCGTAATCTGGGATTTTCTTTCCACGGCACGGTAGATACTTATGACTATGCACTTTCTCTGCATGATGAGGTGAAATGGGATTTTGTACAGATACAGCTTAATTATGTGGACTGGAAACATTCTTCGGGACGTAATGTAAATGCGGACTATCTATATGATGAATTGGTAAAGCGCAATATTCCGGCAATCATTATGGAGCCATTGCTGGGGGGAAGATTGTCTAATGTACCGACTCATATTATGACACGTCTTAAGCAGCGCCGTCCGGAAGATAGTGTGGCTTCGTGGGCTTTCCGTTTTGCAGGCTCACCGGAACTGGTGTTAACGGTATTGAGTGGCATGACGTATATGGAGCATCTTCAGGATAATATCCGTACCTATTCTCCGCTGATTCCTTTGACAGATGATGATAAGGAGTTTTTGGAAGAAACGGCACAATTGATGTTGAAGTACCCTACTGTACCGTGCAATGACTGTAAATACTGTATGCCTTGTCCGTATGGCATTGATATTCCTGCTGTGCTTATACATTATAATAAATGTGTGAATGAGGGGAATGTACCGAAGAGCCAACAAGACGAGAATTATAGAAAGGCACGCCAGGCTTTTCTTGTTGGTTATGACCGTAGTGTGCCACGCCTGCGACAGGCAAACCATTGCATCGGTTGCGATCAATGTTCGCCTCACTGCCCGCAGAGTATTAATATTCCCAGGGAGTTGCGCCGTATCGACGGGTTCGTGGAGCAACTGAAACAAGAAACATTATGA
- a CDS encoding type 1 glutamine amidotransferase family protein, whose amino-acid sequence MKQEVLFLLLNEYADWEGAFLAISLNTGVIPGSEVKYVPKVVAPTLDVVRSVGGFRTLPDYSFQTMPADYAALVLVGGMHWQSPEAELVVPIVQDALQRGKIVGAICNASAFMGAHGFLNDVKHTSNTLPYLKQFAGSAYTNEAGYQEKQAVSDKNIVTANGTGHLEFTRELLLLLHADTPEKIDAAYDYYKNGFVR is encoded by the coding sequence ATGAAACAAGAAGTCTTATTCCTGCTTTTAAATGAATATGCCGACTGGGAAGGCGCTTTCCTTGCCATTTCCCTGAATACCGGAGTAATACCGGGCAGTGAAGTGAAATATGTACCAAAGGTAGTTGCTCCTACATTGGATGTAGTGCGTTCCGTTGGCGGCTTTCGTACTTTGCCTGATTATAGTTTTCAGACGATGCCTGCTGATTATGCGGCATTGGTACTGGTTGGTGGTATGCACTGGCAATCGCCTGAAGCAGAACTGGTGGTGCCAATTGTGCAGGATGCATTACAGCGTGGCAAAATAGTTGGAGCAATTTGCAATGCTTCTGCCTTTATGGGAGCGCATGGTTTTCTGAACGATGTAAAGCATACCAGTAATACGCTTCCATATCTGAAGCAATTTGCAGGTAGTGCATATACCAATGAAGCCGGGTATCAGGAAAAACAGGCAGTTAGCGATAAAAATATTGTAACTGCCAACGGAACAGGACATTTGGAATTTACCCGTGAATTATTACTTCTTTTGCATGCCGATACTCCGGAAAAAATTGATGCTGCTTATGATTATTATAAAAATGGCTTTGTAAGGTAA
- a CDS encoding DUF4738 domain-containing protein: protein MRNVFYFWICIAMWLLSACSSQKKEDRGDIQVLMKDSVDANGLQRMQVSDSKTSFTYKGKEYQSSVVRRPDDSLPVVINEQGDKFVDNSITLRITSGGKSIVDKVFTKESFASLVDAKFMKHSILEGLVYDKTTPQGIVYAASVCYPQSDLYIPLSITVSADGKISLAKEELLEDLHETDSI from the coding sequence ATGAGAAACGTATTTTACTTCTGGATATGTATAGCGATGTGGCTGTTGTCAGCTTGTTCTTCTCAGAAAAAAGAGGATAGGGGAGATATACAGGTACTGATGAAAGACAGTGTGGATGCCAATGGTTTGCAACGTATGCAGGTATCTGATAGTAAGACCAGTTTTACGTATAAAGGTAAGGAATATCAATCGAGCGTGGTTCGCAGACCGGATGACAGTTTACCTGTTGTGATTAATGAACAAGGAGATAAATTTGTTGATAACAGCATCACCCTGCGTATAACTTCCGGCGGCAAGTCTATTGTTGACAAGGTGTTTACAAAAGAGAGTTTTGCTTCGTTAGTGGATGCAAAGTTCATGAAACATTCTATCCTTGAGGGACTGGTGTATGATAAGACCACACCTCAGGGGATCGTTTATGCGGCAAGTGTGTGCTATCCGCAGTCCGACCTTTATATTCCACTATCGATCACTGTATCTGCCGATGGTAAAATATCCTTGGCGAAAGAAGAATTGTTGGAAGATTTGCACGAGACGGACAGCATCTGA
- a CDS encoding response regulator transcription factor yields MKILIVEDEPDLRETIRISLVKEHFVVETAADYFSALDKVNDYDYDCILLDIMLPGGSGLDLLRELKHLHRSDSVLIISAKDSLDDKVEGLELGADDYLTKPFHLAELNARVKSVIRRRQAKGDVSITIGNLLLYPDKRQVEVGGVPLQLNRKEFDLLYYFIVNPDRVINKMSLAESVWGDNIDQVDSLDFIYSQVKNLRRKLKQAEATVELKAVYGFGYKLSEV; encoded by the coding sequence ATGAAAATCCTGATTGTAGAAGATGAACCGGATTTGCGGGAAACGATCCGCATTTCCCTTGTAAAAGAGCATTTCGTAGTGGAAACTGCTGCCGATTATTTTTCGGCATTGGATAAAGTGAATGACTACGATTATGACTGTATCCTGCTGGACATTATGTTGCCCGGTGGAAGCGGTCTGGATTTATTGCGTGAACTCAAACACCTGCATCGTAGTGACAGTGTGTTGATTATTTCTGCCAAGGATTCTTTGGATGATAAGGTGGAAGGGCTGGAACTGGGCGCCGATGACTATCTTACGAAGCCTTTCCATTTGGCTGAACTCAATGCGCGGGTGAAGTCTGTTATTCGCCGTCGGCAAGCAAAGGGTGATGTTTCCATTACAATAGGAAATCTGTTGCTGTATCCTGACAAGCGCCAGGTAGAGGTAGGAGGAGTGCCTTTGCAACTGAACCGGAAAGAATTCGATCTGCTTTATTATTTTATAGTCAATCCTGATCGCGTTATTAATAAAATGAGTCTTGCGGAGTCTGTCTGGGGAGATAATATCGACCAGGTAGATTCATTGGATTTCATTTACTCACAAGTGAAAAATCTTCGTCGTAAACTGAAACAGGCTGAGGCTACCGTGGAACTGAAGGCGGTATATGGTTTTGGCTATAAGCTCTCTGAAGTATGA
- a CDS encoding sensor histidine kinase — MKLLHYTYRKLSLLLLLLMAVWGVLFYYAIIDEVMDETDDTLENYSEILINNALMDPSILDTEGTLMSFYKFRPISEEEAENYDEEFYDSTVYIESEDEDEPVRVLKTAFRMPDGQFYELELMISILERDDMVEAILWYLGALFLLFLICTSIGTRLILQSVFRPLHRLLNWLQQIQPGKELPVLDNPTKIREFQQLGDAAVDMGNRSYKAYEEQKQFIENASHELQTPLAIVRGKIELLAENESMTEEQLKELDEIYTTLGRAVRLNKSLLLLSRIENGQYTETEDVSVDEVLEELLPDLMDIYEGKKIHVVRTKEAEPFVIRCNLSLAQILVSNLVKNSLVHNREGGELHIATTPSSLTIMNSGEHPLDVEKLFRRFYRSIDGKKDSTGLGLAIARSIALSASLSLTYKWQEGMHLFLLVKESQKKS; from the coding sequence ATGAAATTGCTTCATTATACCTACCGGAAACTCTCGTTGCTGCTATTGCTGTTGATGGCGGTATGGGGTGTATTGTTTTATTATGCCATTATTGACGAAGTGATGGATGAAACGGATGATACGCTTGAAAATTACAGTGAGATATTAATCAATAATGCCTTGATGGACCCGTCTATTCTTGATACGGAGGGGACATTGATGTCTTTCTACAAATTCCGGCCTATATCCGAAGAAGAAGCTGAGAACTATGATGAAGAGTTTTATGACTCTACTGTCTATATAGAAAGCGAAGATGAAGATGAACCGGTGAGGGTGTTAAAGACTGCTTTCCGTATGCCGGACGGGCAGTTTTATGAGCTGGAACTGATGATTTCCATCTTGGAGCGTGATGATATGGTGGAGGCTATCCTATGGTATTTGGGCGCGCTGTTTCTGCTGTTTTTAATTTGCACATCCATTGGGACACGACTGATACTGCAAAGTGTATTTCGTCCGTTGCATCGCCTGCTGAACTGGCTGCAACAAATTCAGCCGGGAAAAGAGCTTCCGGTGTTGGATAATCCGACGAAGATACGGGAATTTCAGCAGTTGGGTGATGCGGCTGTGGATATGGGAAACCGTAGCTATAAGGCGTATGAGGAACAGAAGCAGTTTATAGAAAATGCTTCGCATGAGTTGCAGACGCCGCTTGCCATTGTTCGTGGCAAGATAGAGTTGCTTGCGGAGAATGAGTCGATGACGGAAGAACAGTTGAAAGAACTGGATGAAATATATACTACATTGGGCAGAGCTGTCAGACTGAATAAATCTTTATTGCTGCTTTCCCGTATTGAAAACGGACAATATACCGAAACAGAAGATGTTTCTGTAGATGAAGTCTTGGAGGAACTATTGCCTGATTTGATGGATATATATGAAGGCAAGAAAATACATGTAGTACGTACGAAAGAGGCGGAACCTTTCGTGATTCGCTGCAACCTTTCCCTGGCACAGATTTTGGTTTCCAATTTGGTGAAAAACTCTTTGGTGCATAATCGTGAAGGCGGTGAACTGCATATAGCGACTACGCCTTCTTCTCTTACTATCATGAACAGTGGTGAACATCCGTTGGATGTAGAAAAGTTGTTCCGGCGTTTCTATCGCAGTATTGACGGGAAGAAGGATTCTACCGGTTTGGGGCTTGCCATTGCCCGTTCCATTGCTTTGTCCGCCTCTCTCAGTCTGACTTATAAGTGGCAGGAAGGAATGCATCTGTTCTTGCTTGTTAAAGAATCTCAAAAGAAAAGCTAA